A window of the Scandinavium goeteborgense genome harbors these coding sequences:
- the upp gene encoding uracil phosphoribosyltransferase — translation MKIVEVKHPLVKHKLGLMREHDISTKRFRELASEVGSLLTYEATSDLVTETVTIEGWNGPVQVEQIKGKKITVVPILRAGLGMMEGVLEHVPSARISVVGIYRNEETLEPVPYFQKLVSNIDERMALVVDPMLATGGSMIATIDLLKNAGCSSIKVLVLVAAPEGIAALEKAHPDVELYTASIDQGLNEHGYIIPGLGDAGDKIFGTK, via the coding sequence ATGAAGATTGTGGAAGTGAAACACCCGCTCGTAAAACACAAGCTGGGCCTGATGCGTGAGCATGACATCAGCACCAAACGCTTCCGTGAACTCGCCTCAGAAGTGGGCAGCTTGCTGACTTATGAAGCAACGTCTGACCTGGTTACTGAAACTGTCACCATCGAAGGCTGGAACGGCCCGGTGCAGGTTGAGCAGATCAAAGGCAAGAAAATTACCGTTGTGCCAATCCTGCGTGCAGGCCTGGGCATGATGGAAGGCGTGTTGGAGCACGTTCCGAGCGCGCGTATCAGCGTGGTCGGCATTTACCGTAATGAAGAAACCCTCGAGCCAGTACCGTACTTCCAGAAGCTGGTGTCTAACATCGACGAGCGTATGGCGCTGGTGGTTGACCCCATGCTGGCAACCGGTGGTTCGATGATCGCCACTATCGACCTGCTGAAAAATGCCGGGTGTAGCAGCATTAAGGTGCTGGTTCTGGTTGCGGCCCCGGAAGGTATCGCCGCGCTGGAGAAAGCGCACCCGGATGTCGAACTCTACACCGCATCCATTGACCAGGGCCTGAACGAGCACGGATACATTATTCCGGGCCTCGGCGACGCCGGTGACAAGATTTTTGGTACCAAATAA
- a CDS encoding 6-phospho-beta-glucosidase has translation MSGFKSDFLWGGAVAAHQLEGGWKEGGKGPSVADVMTAGAHGVAREITDGVLPGKNYPNHDAIDFYHRYKDDIKLFAEMGFKCFRTSIAWTRLFPKGDELEPNEAGLKFYDDLFDECLKYGIEPVITLSHFEMPYHLVKEYGGWRNRKVIDFFVRFAKVAFERYQHKVKYWMTFNEINNQANFHEDFAPFTNSGIKYEEGEDREPVMYQAAHYELVASALAVKVAREINPALQVGCMIAMCPIYPLTCAPDDMMMAMNAMHRRYWFTDVHVRGKYPQHLLNYFERRGFELDITAEDNAALKQGCVDYIGFSYYMSFATKATADNPQLDYDETTSLVSNPYVKKSDWGWQIDPVGLRYSLNWFWDHYQLPLFIVENGFGAIDVREKDGSVNDQYRIDYLSAHIAEMKKAVVEDGVDLMGYTPWGCIDLVSAGTGEMKKRYGFIYVDKDNEGNGTLERSRKKSFAWYQKVISSNGESL, from the coding sequence ATGTCCGGATTTAAAAGCGATTTTCTGTGGGGCGGTGCCGTTGCGGCGCATCAGCTGGAAGGCGGCTGGAAAGAGGGCGGAAAAGGCCCGAGCGTTGCCGATGTGATGACCGCCGGGGCCCACGGCGTAGCGCGTGAAATTACCGACGGCGTGCTGCCAGGAAAAAACTACCCGAACCACGACGCGATTGATTTCTATCACCGCTATAAAGACGACATCAAACTGTTTGCCGAAATGGGCTTCAAATGTTTCCGCACCTCGATTGCCTGGACGCGCCTCTTCCCGAAAGGTGACGAGCTGGAGCCAAACGAAGCGGGCCTGAAATTCTACGATGACCTGTTCGACGAATGCCTGAAATACGGCATTGAGCCAGTGATTACGCTGTCGCACTTCGAAATGCCGTATCACCTGGTGAAAGAGTACGGCGGCTGGCGTAACCGTAAAGTCATCGACTTCTTTGTGCGCTTCGCGAAAGTGGCGTTCGAGCGCTACCAGCACAAAGTGAAGTATTGGATGACCTTCAACGAAATCAACAACCAGGCAAACTTCCACGAAGATTTCGCGCCGTTCACCAATTCCGGCATCAAATACGAAGAGGGTGAAGATCGCGAGCCGGTTATGTATCAGGCGGCGCACTACGAACTGGTGGCCAGCGCCCTGGCGGTGAAAGTTGCGCGTGAGATTAACCCTGCTCTGCAAGTCGGTTGCATGATTGCGATGTGCCCGATTTACCCGCTGACCTGTGCGCCGGACGACATGATGATGGCGATGAACGCCATGCACCGCCGTTACTGGTTCACCGATGTGCACGTGCGCGGCAAATATCCACAGCATCTGCTGAACTACTTCGAGCGTCGTGGTTTTGAACTGGATATCACCGCAGAAGACAACGCCGCGCTGAAACAGGGCTGCGTCGATTACATCGGCTTCAGCTACTACATGTCCTTCGCCACCAAGGCGACGGCAGACAACCCGCAGCTCGACTACGATGAAACCACCAGTCTGGTCTCCAACCCGTACGTGAAAAAATCCGACTGGGGCTGGCAGATTGACCCGGTTGGCCTGCGTTATTCACTGAACTGGTTCTGGGATCACTATCAGCTGCCGCTGTTTATTGTGGAAAACGGCTTCGGTGCCATCGACGTGCGTGAAAAAGACGGCAGCGTAAATGACCAGTACCGCATTGATTATCTCTCCGCCCACATCGCCGAAATGAAAAAAGCGGTAGTAGAAGACGGCGTGGACCTGATGGGCTACACCCCGTGGGGCTGTATCGATTTGGTTTCTGCTGGAACCGGTGAAATGAAAAAACGCTACGGCTTTATCTACGTCGATAAAGACAATGAAGGCAACGGCACCCTGGAGCGCAGCCGCAAAAAATCTTTTGCGTGGTATCAAAAGGTTATCAGCAGCAACGGCGAATCGCTCTAA